The Polyangium spumosum genome includes a window with the following:
- the crtD gene encoding 1-hydroxycarotenoid 3,4-desaturase CrtD — translation MANGTSRAVVIGAGVGGLVSALELARRGIEVVVLERAPRVGGKMRQVDVAGRAIDAGPTVMTMRWVLEEVFAAAGASLDAELTLRRAEVLARHAWGTGPILDLYADLDRSVEAISAFAGRSEGDGYRRFCAYTQRIYEAVQKPFLCSERPSLASAMVAVGSLGIQGMLSIDGHRTLWKALGEFFQDGRLRQLFGRYATYCGSSPFLAPATLNVIAQVERDGVYLVEGGMYRVAEALARVAERLGVTIRCGEHVTELVVAGDHVAGARLASGERLQADIVVHNGDPAALFEGMLGTPARRAIPAPADRSLSAVTWAFVAEAKGAYPLTRHNVFFSKDYHAEFRDLFDRGDLPEEPTVYVCAQDRDDGGSAPSGPERFLCLVNAPARGDKRAFTPSEIKQCESAAFSLLERAGLSFPQFSAPPVVTTPSDFDRLFPGTGGALYGPASHGWKSPFVRAASRTKIRGLYLAGGAAHPGAGVPMAALSGRLCANAVIEDLASTSRSRETVMRGGISTR, via the coding sequence ATGGCGAATGGGACGAGCCGTGCGGTGGTGATCGGCGCCGGCGTGGGTGGCCTCGTGTCTGCGTTGGAGCTCGCTCGTCGCGGGATCGAGGTCGTGGTCCTCGAGCGAGCGCCCAGGGTGGGCGGCAAGATGCGGCAGGTCGACGTGGCGGGCCGCGCCATTGACGCAGGCCCTACGGTCATGACCATGCGGTGGGTCCTCGAGGAGGTCTTTGCTGCGGCGGGGGCCTCGCTCGACGCCGAGCTCACCCTCCGTCGCGCGGAGGTCCTCGCGCGACACGCCTGGGGAACGGGACCCATCCTCGATTTGTACGCCGATCTCGACCGGTCCGTCGAGGCAATCTCGGCGTTCGCCGGGCGTTCCGAGGGTGACGGATACCGTAGGTTTTGCGCGTACACCCAGCGCATTTACGAGGCCGTGCAGAAGCCCTTCCTCTGCTCGGAGCGCCCGAGCCTGGCCTCGGCGATGGTGGCGGTGGGCTCGCTCGGCATTCAGGGCATGCTCTCCATCGACGGCCACCGGACGCTCTGGAAGGCGCTCGGCGAGTTTTTCCAGGACGGGCGCCTGCGCCAGCTCTTCGGACGTTATGCGACGTATTGCGGCTCGTCCCCGTTCCTCGCGCCGGCCACGCTCAACGTGATCGCCCAGGTGGAGCGGGACGGCGTCTACCTCGTCGAGGGCGGCATGTACCGCGTGGCCGAGGCGCTCGCGCGCGTGGCCGAGCGCCTCGGCGTCACGATCCGCTGCGGCGAGCACGTCACCGAGCTCGTCGTCGCGGGGGATCACGTCGCGGGCGCGCGCCTCGCGTCGGGCGAGCGCCTCCAGGCCGATATCGTCGTCCACAATGGGGATCCCGCGGCCCTCTTCGAGGGGATGCTCGGCACCCCCGCCAGGCGCGCCATTCCCGCGCCCGCGGACCGCTCGCTCTCGGCCGTCACCTGGGCCTTCGTGGCGGAGGCGAAGGGGGCGTATCCGCTGACGCGCCACAACGTATTCTTCTCGAAAGACTATCACGCGGAGTTCCGCGACCTCTTCGACCGGGGAGACCTGCCCGAAGAGCCCACGGTGTATGTCTGCGCCCAGGATCGCGACGACGGGGGCAGCGCGCCCTCCGGCCCCGAGCGGTTCCTCTGCCTCGTGAATGCGCCGGCCCGCGGGGACAAGCGCGCCTTCACCCCTTCGGAGATCAAGCAATGCGAATCAGCAGCGTTCTCGCTCCTCGAGCGGGCGGGTCTCTCCTTTCCGCAGTTCTCGGCGCCGCCCGTCGTGACGACGCCGAGCGATTTCGACCGCCTGTTCCCGGGGACGGGGGGGGCGCTTTACGGTCCGGCTTCACACGGGTGGAAGTCCCCGTTCGTCCGGGCGGCGTCCCGCACGAAGATCCGGGGGCTCTACCTGGCGGGGGGAGCCGCCCATCCGGGGGCGGGCGTGCCGATGGCGGCCTTGAGCGGGCGCCTCTGCGCGAACGCCGTGATCGAGGACCTCGCTTCGACGAGCCGATCACGCGAAACGGTTATGCGTGGTGGTATCTCGACGCGCTGA
- a CDS encoding polyprenyl synthetase family protein, producing MDVSSRVERALRAALDPMCAPGAPPRLAAAVYHSVFPAGARIRPQLCLRVAMACGEDVPGLADGVAAAVELMHCASLVHDDLPCFDAALTRRGQPSTHRAFGEPLAVLAGDQLITLAFEVLARSSASAPMRLGKLVTTVGRGVGMPYGIIAGQGWESEANIPATLYRRAKTGALFEAAAVGGALASGVDAEEAEAWRGFGQRIGEAYQIADDMLDVLSDAASAGKPVGRDAALGRPNAACDLGLGASTHLFEQLVEAAILSIPDCPGREDLSRWATQVVDRIRRRAHVAVSQSSQGEQPEV from the coding sequence ATGGACGTCTCCAGTCGCGTCGAACGCGCCCTGCGCGCTGCCCTCGATCCCATGTGCGCCCCCGGCGCACCGCCCCGCCTCGCGGCCGCCGTCTATCACTCGGTCTTTCCGGCCGGCGCTCGCATTCGCCCGCAGCTCTGCCTACGCGTCGCGATGGCCTGCGGAGAGGACGTGCCCGGCCTCGCCGACGGGGTCGCCGCGGCCGTCGAGCTGATGCATTGCGCGTCGCTCGTGCACGACGACCTGCCCTGCTTCGACGCCGCCCTGACCCGGCGCGGGCAACCTTCGACACACCGTGCGTTCGGAGAGCCACTCGCGGTGCTCGCCGGCGACCAGCTCATCACGCTCGCCTTCGAGGTCCTGGCGCGCTCCTCGGCCTCGGCCCCGATGCGGCTCGGCAAGCTCGTCACCACGGTCGGCCGAGGCGTGGGCATGCCCTACGGGATCATCGCGGGCCAGGGCTGGGAGAGCGAGGCGAACATCCCCGCGACCCTCTACCGGAGGGCCAAGACCGGCGCGCTCTTCGAGGCCGCCGCGGTGGGCGGCGCCCTCGCCTCCGGCGTCGATGCGGAGGAGGCGGAGGCCTGGCGCGGGTTCGGGCAGCGGATCGGCGAGGCGTACCAGATCGCCGACGACATGCTCGACGTGCTCAGCGACGCGGCGAGCGCGGGCAAACCCGTGGGCCGCGACGCCGCGCTCGGGAGGCCAAACGCGGCGTGTGACCTCGGCCTCGGCGCCTCCACGCACCTCTTCGAACAGCTCGTCGAGGCCGCGATCCTTTCGATCCCCGATTGCCCGGGCCGCGAGGACCTCTCGCGCTGGGCCACGCAGGTCGTCGACCGCATCCGCCGCCGCGCCCACGTCGCCGTGTCGCAATCCTCGCAGGGCGAGCAGCCCGAGGTCTGA